In the Purpureocillium takamizusanense chromosome 5, complete sequence genome, one interval contains:
- the taf6 gene encoding histone H4-like TAF Taf6, SAGA complex subunit (COG:K~BUSCO:EOG09260THV~EggNog:ENOG503NV9P) gives MASEPKTKLLWNAENIKDIAESVGIASLNDEAQKALQQDVEFRVGQILVEALRLMRAARRTTMTVQDVSLALRVLDVEPLFGYDSTRPLRYGEASLGPGQPLFYIEDEEVDFEKLINAPLPKVPRDMNFTAHWLAIEGVQPSIPQNPTTADSRSQELLPKGPGANPALNALAGNDNISIKPSVKHIVSKELILYFDKIQAAVLDDNPDEEVVRLRHAALGSVRDDPGLHQLVPYFINFVMDRVTHHLDDTFTLKQMMELTNALIENKSLFLDPYASSLSAPALTCLMARKLGSDDGVDALKEQYDLRQLSASLVGRIARKYAASNTLLRPKLTRTCLKYLLDPTKPPAVLYGAIQGLLEAGGPEAIRVLVLRNLKAFDAGILQPLKEKSEGSIDYEMLVHGLVQAVASLTGRTDNAINGVGGTPTDAEVADLKEFIGPIVGERIASSHNRSLIRTVLDARQLE, from the exons atggcgtcCGAGCCCAAGACCAAGCTCCTCTGGAACGCCGAAAACATCAAGGACATTGCCGAGTCGGTCGGCATCGCCTCCctcaacgacgaggcgcaaaaggcgctgcagcaggatGTCGAGTTTCGCGTCGGCCAgatcctcgtcgaggccctgcgcctcatgcgcgccgcccgccgcaccaccatgACCGTCCAGGATGTCTCCCTCGCcctgcgcgtcctcgacgtcgagcctCTCTTCGGCTACGACTCCACCCGGCCCCTGCGCTACGGCGAGGCCAGCCTCGgccccggccagccgctCTTCTacatcgaggacgaggaggtggaCTTTGAGAAGCTCATCAACGCGCCCCTGCCCAAGGTCCCGCGCGACATGAACTTTACCG CCCACTGGCTCGCCATCGAGGGCGTCCAGCCCTCCATCCCCCAGAACCCGACCACGGCCGACTCGCGCTCCCAGGAGCTCCTCCCCAAGGGCCCCGGCGCCAACCCCGCCctcaacgccctcgccggcaacGACAACATCTCCATCAAGCCCTCTGTCAAGCACATCGTCAGCAAGGAGCTCATCTTGTACTTCGACAAGATccaggccgccgtcctcgacgacaacccCGACGAAGAGGTGGTGCgcctccgccacgccgccctcggctccGTCCGCGACGACCCGGGCCTGCACCAGCTCGTCCCTTACTTCATAAACTTCGTCATGGATCGCGTTAcccaccacctcgacgacaccttCACCCTTAAGCAGATGATGGAGCTCACCAACGCCCTCATCGAGAACAAgagcctcttcctcgaccccTACGCCAGCTCCCTCTCCGCTCCCGCCCTCACCTGCCTCATGGCTCGCAAGCTTGGCtccgacgatggcgtcgacgccctcaagGAGCAGTACGACCTGCGCCAGCTCTCTGCCTCCCTTGTCGGCCGTATCGCCCGCAAATACGCCGCCTCAAATACCCTGCTCCGCCCCAAGCTCACTCGAACATGCCTCAAGTACCTGCTCGACCCTACAAAGCCTCCCGCCGTCCTCTACGGCGCCATCcagggcctgctcgaggccggcgggccTGAGGCCatccgcgtcctcgtcctgcgTAACCTCAAGGCATTTGACGCCGGCATCCTGCAGCCGCTCAAGGAAAAGTCGGAGGGCAGCATCGACTACGAGATGCTCGTGCACGGACTCGTCCAGGCCGTGGCGTCCCTGACCGGCCGCACCGACAACGCCATCAACGGCGTGGGTGGCACGcccaccgacgccgaggtggcgGACCTCAAAGAGTTCATCGGCCCCATTGTCGGCGAGCGCATCGCGTCGTCGCATAACCGCAGCCTGATCCGCACCGTCCTAGACGCGCGGCAATTGGAGTAG
- the SDH3 gene encoding cytochrome b subunit of succinate dehydrogenase, Sdh3p (COG:G~TransMembrane:3 (i83-105o125-149i170-186o)~EggNog:ENOG503P4H8) → MIAQRVGVAALRRGATPSVFFNQTIPKAVLASSMSTSQSRPIATTKLSPSEGQQILASQRLQRPVSPHLGIYKMEQTWFGASAWTRITGCTLSGAAYLYFTGYLVAPLLGLHLESASLAAAFGGLPWLVKGGVKFGLAFPFAFHFINGIKHLVYDMGVGFAKTSIKKGEIALWVSSIVSGLVLAFGV, encoded by the exons ATGATTGCCCAAcgggtcggcgtcgccgccctgcgcagAG gcgcgacgcccagcgTCTTCTTCAACCAGACCATCCCCAAGGCGGTCCTCGCCTCgagcatgtcgacgtcgcagTCCCG CCCCATCGCGACCACCAAGCTCTCCCCCTCCGAGGGCCAGCAGatcctcgccagccagcgcctccaACGCCCCGTCTCCCCCCACCTGGGCATCTACAAGATGGAGCAGACGTGGttcggcgcctcggcctggaCGCGCATCACCGGCTGCACCctctccggcgccgcctaCCTCTACTTCACCGGCTACCTCGTCGCcccgctcctcggcctccacCTCGAGagcgccagcctcgccgccgcgttcggcggcctgccctggctcgtcaagggcggcgtCAAGTTCGGCCTCGCCTTCCCCTTCGCCTTTCACTTCATCAACGGCATCAAGCACCTCGTCTACGACATGGGCGTCGGCTTCGCCAAGACGAGCATCAAGAAGGGCGAGATCGCCCTGTGGGTCTCCAGCATCGTGAGCGGTCTGGTCCTCGCGTTTGGCGTGTAA